One genomic segment of Methanobacterium spitsbergense includes these proteins:
- a CDS encoding metallophosphoesterase family protein, whose protein sequence is MQFVHMADTHLGYRQYGLSERENDFLNVFNHAIDEVVNERPDFIIHSGDFFEYSRPPTKALLTAQNGISRLKNEKIPIYAIAGNHDVVMKKNAIPPQILYKDFGLKIISPKNPFFIEKDVFIGGAPYSSKYTSKHLVERLQTIEKASGEYKKTILVLHQGIDRYMPYEYEIKIGEVPQSFNYCAFGHIHERIVDDFGEGKLAYPGSTEIWRSNEVEGYKKNGKGFYLVDIGGDLPEIEKIDIKLPREFLKETIQYTQLQEEIARINAIIMKLKEKPVLNIIVTGGNFSRSEVYEIINQAFSNECLSVRSKYVPDILDENLNIANMERDALNIKRMIKEHLKDFNDEKVSDLATGLLKEMSEGEFDKAEDMTKNFYEGLNDN, encoded by the coding sequence TGCAATCGACGAGGTTGTAAATGAGAGACCAGACTTTATTATACATTCGGGGGATTTCTTCGAATATTCAAGACCTCCAACCAAAGCATTGTTAACGGCACAAAATGGTATTTCAAGGTTAAAAAATGAAAAAATTCCAATATATGCAATAGCCGGTAATCATGATGTTGTAATGAAAAAAAATGCTATTCCTCCCCAAATATTGTACAAAGATTTTGGCTTAAAGATCATAAGTCCAAAAAATCCATTTTTCATAGAAAAAGATGTGTTTATAGGAGGGGCACCCTACTCATCTAAATATACTTCAAAACATCTAGTTGAACGGCTTCAAACTATAGAAAAAGCATCTGGTGAATATAAAAAAACTATACTAGTACTCCATCAAGGAATTGACCGTTATATGCCCTATGAATATGAAATTAAGATAGGGGAAGTTCCACAGAGCTTCAACTACTGTGCCTTTGGACATATTCACGAGAGAATAGTGGATGATTTTGGAGAAGGAAAACTCGCATATCCTGGTTCAACTGAAATATGGCGATCAAATGAAGTTGAAGGATATAAAAAGAATGGTAAAGGCTTTTATTTGGTAGATATTGGTGGAGATCTACCTGAAATTGAAAAGATAGATATTAAATTGCCACGTGAGTTTTTAAAAGAAACAATACAATATACTCAACTACAAGAAGAAATAGCCCGTATAAATGCGATTATAATGAAATTAAAAGAAAAACCCGTACTAAATATAATAGTTACAGGTGGAAACTTCAGCAGATCTGAAGTCTATGAAATTATTAACCAAGCGTTTTCAAACGAATGCCTTTCTGTTAGGTCGAAATACGTCCCAGATATACTTGACGAAAATCTTAATATTGCCAATATGGAGAGAGATGCCCTCAACATAAAAAGAATGATAAAAGAACATTTAAAAGATTTTAACGACGAAAAAGTATCTGATCTAGCAACAGGATTACTTAAAGAAATGTCAGAGGGAGAATTTGACAAAGCAGAGGATATGACCAAAAATTTCTACGAGGGACTCAATGATAATTGA
- a CDS encoding AAA family ATPase, which yields MIIESIHMKNFKSHTDTQIDFNTGISIIMGGNGAGKSSILEAVSFALFKQHSSKKIDQLITIGNNNNKMSVTLEFTSSGRKYSVTRERSRTSSKANIMIKEGQSFHQLASGDNQVTREIQSILEMDGDLFLNAVYVRQGEIADLVDKTPAEKKQVIGKLLGLESLEKAWKNMLPLVNNYEMEKIKLEGKLETLDGLKNEINLKNAEKLQINKDIQELFSKIEQFQSQLDLITKEKEKLDNDKTVFDATKSTLESKKLILENLKEDESHLKIQLNDIKNKENEIEAILPKLPKLELLIKLRDSLENLRRTQRDETQISNIIEKIHFFKDQIEKNEKYYLDYSDLEDQINKIEKERTNFEGSRALLEQNLNRKQQTIEKMGRSHDKIVKILKESNKTLGTNFSLIEEFESYIKSEKPVIEKLIEEFDIKINKFKEEISNLKTQNQDLKKPISELEYVKEKCPICKSPIDSVKRDELIQDYSSKIESNKNKISSLNSAVEVLSKDKLVMANKYSDISLINIDVLKEQLGTLEEGQHDIKLINDNIKKLEIQVLTLNQIDEKIHEKKEALKELKPKYEEYLSANGSLKSLGDYEVQKNDLKEIQENIFSIKEQISNLIEATGESIENLDDEIKELEGTKNKYQNLLGAIALKESSLNRMKHVQNSINELELQIQDLKLQIEEISFDKLLHNKLIQDRESKNQELVDLKGKKQELIGKESGIVTVLTDLQNKLVSYKSYQNEVKKLKDFIKLLNYIRDIYSKDGVQKDLRNISRPLIEQNTREFFEKFNFEYSDIKLDNDYDVTVYGPAGESNLDMISGGEKIAVALALRLGITQTLSGGNLELIMLDEPTIHLDAYRRQELIDLLKRMSIIPQMIIVTHDSDLEDAADNILRVIKEDGESKVSDF from the coding sequence ATGATAATTGAAAGTATACATATGAAGAATTTCAAATCACATACAGACACCCAAATAGATTTTAACACGGGAATTTCCATAATAATGGGAGGAAATGGAGCGGGAAAATCCAGTATTCTCGAAGCTGTAAGCTTTGCACTTTTCAAACAGCATTCAAGTAAAAAAATAGACCAGCTCATTACAATTGGCAACAATAATAACAAGATGTCTGTGACACTTGAATTCACATCAAGTGGGAGAAAATACAGTGTTACAAGGGAACGCAGTAGAACCTCCTCAAAAGCCAATATAATGATCAAAGAAGGTCAAAGTTTTCATCAACTGGCTTCTGGCGATAACCAGGTTACAAGAGAGATTCAAAGCATTCTTGAGATGGATGGCGATTTATTTCTTAATGCCGTCTACGTTAGACAGGGAGAAATTGCTGATCTTGTTGATAAAACTCCTGCTGAAAAGAAACAAGTCATTGGAAAACTTTTAGGTTTAGAATCTCTAGAAAAAGCATGGAAAAATATGCTGCCTTTAGTTAATAACTATGAAATGGAAAAAATAAAATTAGAAGGTAAATTGGAAACATTAGATGGTTTAAAAAATGAAATAAACCTCAAAAATGCTGAAAAATTACAGATAAATAAAGATATTCAGGAACTATTCTCAAAAATAGAACAATTTCAATCTCAATTGGATTTAATCACTAAAGAGAAAGAAAAACTGGATAATGATAAAACAGTATTTGATGCTACGAAATCTACTTTGGAATCAAAAAAACTGATTTTAGAAAATTTAAAGGAAGATGAATCTCATCTTAAAATACAATTAAATGATATTAAAAATAAGGAAAATGAAATTGAAGCAATATTACCTAAATTACCAAAACTTGAACTTTTAATAAAGCTTAGAGATTCATTAGAAAATTTAAGAAGAACACAGAGAGATGAAACTCAAATCAGTAACATAATTGAAAAGATCCACTTTTTCAAAGATCAAATAGAAAAAAATGAGAAGTATTACTTAGATTATTCTGATTTAGAGGATCAAATTAACAAAATTGAAAAAGAAAGAACAAATTTTGAAGGATCAAGGGCTTTGCTTGAACAGAACTTGAATAGGAAGCAACAAACTATTGAAAAAATGGGAAGATCCCATGATAAAATAGTAAAAATTTTAAAAGAAAGCAATAAAACCCTTGGAACAAATTTTAGTTTAATTGAAGAATTTGAATCGTATATTAAATCTGAAAAACCTGTTATTGAGAAACTAATTGAAGAGTTTGACATTAAAATAAACAAATTTAAAGAGGAAATATCTAATCTAAAAACTCAAAATCAAGACCTTAAAAAACCAATTTCTGAATTAGAATACGTAAAAGAAAAATGTCCGATTTGTAAGTCGCCAATTGACTCTGTTAAACGAGATGAATTAATTCAAGATTACTCTTCTAAAATAGAATCAAATAAAAATAAAATATCCAGTTTAAACAGTGCAGTTGAAGTTTTATCAAAAGATAAGCTGGTTATGGCGAATAAATATTCTGATATCTCTTTAATTAATATAGATGTATTAAAAGAACAGCTTGGAACTTTAGAAGAAGGTCAACACGATATAAAATTGATAAATGATAACATAAAAAAATTGGAAATTCAAGTTTTAACATTAAATCAGATAGATGAAAAAATTCATGAGAAAAAAGAAGCTTTAAAAGAGTTGAAACCTAAATATGAAGAATATTTAAGTGCAAATGGTTCATTGAAATCTTTGGGAGATTATGAAGTACAAAAAAATGATCTGAAAGAGATACAAGAGAATATATTCTCCATTAAAGAGCAGATCAGCAATTTAATTGAAGCTACTGGAGAAAGCATAGAAAATCTGGACGATGAAATAAAAGAACTAGAAGGTACAAAAAATAAATATCAAAATCTTTTAGGTGCTATAGCATTGAAAGAATCTTCATTAAACAGAATGAAACATGTTCAAAATAGTATAAATGAACTTGAATTACAGATCCAAGATCTTAAACTACAAATAGAAGAGATATCATTTGATAAATTACTTCATAATAAATTAATTCAGGATAGGGAGTCTAAAAACCAAGAATTAGTAGATTTAAAAGGCAAAAAACAGGAGTTAATTGGAAAGGAAAGTGGGATAGTAACTGTATTAACAGACCTTCAAAATAAATTAGTATCATACAAAAGCTATCAAAATGAAGTTAAAAAACTTAAAGACTTTATCAAACTTTTAAATTATATACGCGACATTTACAGTAAAGATGGAGTTCAAAAAGATCTCAGAAATATTTCAAGACCTCTCATTGAACAGAATACAAGGGAGTTCTTTGAAAAGTTCAACTTTGAATATTCTGATATAAAACTTGACAATGATTATGATGTAACTGTGTATGGCCCTGCAGGGGAAAGTAATTTAGATATGATAAGTGGCGGTGAAAAAATTGCTGTTGCCCTAGCATTAAGACTTGGAATTACCCAAACACTATCTGGAGGTAATCTAGAATTGATTATGCTTGATGAGCCCACCATACATCTAGATGCATACAGACGTCAAGAGCTAATAGATTTATTAAAGAGAATGTCTATAATTCCTCAAATGATAATTGTAACCCATGATTCAGACTTGGAAGATGCTGCAGACAATATTTTAAGGGTAATTAAAGAAGATGGCGAATCAAAAGTATCTGATTTCTAA
- a CDS encoding sensor histidine kinase, whose protein sequence is MKKSNVYNRSLIEASLDPLVTIGREGKITDVNEATEKVTGYLRQDLIGTDFSDYFTEPEKAKKGYLQVFRDGFVRDYPLEVHNKDGNIIPVLYNASVYRDESGEVIGVFAAARDISKLKKVQDELRFASLYNRSLIEASLDPLVTIGAEGNITDVNRATEKVTGYSRDELIGTDFLDYFTEPKKAREGYQKVFKEGSVRDYALEIKHKNGHITPVLYNASVYRDDSNRVIGVFASARDITELKEAEKILKLKLDELTRSNAELEQFAYVSSHDLQEPLRMIASYLQLLERKYKGNLDSKADKYIRFSVDGATRMQKLIDDLLEFSRVTTHAQEFKPTDLESIFAQVQSNLEISIKENNALISHDPLPTIMADKTQITQVFQNLISNALKFRSESQSEIKISVEKRKNDWLFGIKDNGIGIDPKHSDRIFDVFKRLHKKKDYPGTGIGLSICKKIIERHGGGIWVESELGKGSTFYFTLANLDN, encoded by the coding sequence TTGAAAAAATCCAATGTTTATAATCGTAGTTTAATTGAGGCTAGTTTGGATCCATTAGTAACAATTGGTAGAGAAGGGAAGATTACAGATGTTAATGAGGCTACAGAGAAAGTTACAGGTTATTTGAGGCAGGATCTTATAGGTACTGATTTTTCTGATTATTTTACTGAACCTGAAAAGGCAAAAAAAGGTTATCTGCAAGTATTTCGTGATGGTTTTGTTAGGGACTATCCTCTAGAGGTCCATAATAAAGATGGAAATATCATACCTGTACTTTACAATGCATCGGTATACCGGGATGAATCAGGGGAGGTTATTGGAGTTTTCGCAGCGGCACGTGACATCTCTAAACTTAAAAAAGTTCAAGATGAACTTAGATTTGCCAGCCTATATAATCGTAGTTTAATTGAGGCCAGTTTGGATCCATTAGTTACTATTGGGGCTGAGGGTAATATTACCGATGTTAATAGGGCTACAGAGAAAGTTACAGGTTATTCAAGAGATGAACTTATTGGCACAGACTTCTTGGATTATTTCACTGAACCTAAAAAGGCTAGGGAAGGATACCAAAAGGTGTTCAAAGAAGGTAGTGTCCGAGATTATGCACTAGAAATCAAACACAAAAATGGACATATCACACCAGTTCTTTATAATGCATCAGTATATAGGGACGATTCTAATAGGGTTATAGGTGTTTTTGCATCTGCACGTGACATAACTGAACTTAAAGAAGCTGAAAAAATATTGAAATTAAAATTAGATGAGTTAACTCGTTCAAATGCTGAACTGGAACAGTTTGCTTATGTATCATCCCATGATCTACAAGAACCTTTGAGAATGATAGCGAGTTACTTACAACTTTTAGAACGGAAATATAAAGGTAATCTGGATTCAAAAGCAGATAAATATATACGATTTTCAGTTGATGGTGCAACTCGTATGCAAAAACTAATAGATGATCTTTTAGAGTTTTCACGCGTAACAACACATGCACAAGAATTTAAACCAACAGATCTTGAATCAATATTCGCACAGGTACAGTCCAATCTAGAAATCTCTATTAAAGAGAATAATGCATTGATATCTCACGATCCTTTACCCACCATTATGGCAGATAAAACACAAATAACTCAAGTATTTCAAAATTTAATCAGTAATGCACTGAAATTCAGAAGTGAATCTCAATCAGAAATTAAAATATCTGTTGAAAAAAGAAAAAATGACTGGTTATTTGGAATTAAGGATAATGGAATTGGAATTGACCCTAAACATTCAGACAGAATCTTTGATGTTTTCAAAAGACTTCACAAAAAAAAGGATTACCCTGGTACAGGAATAGGTCTTTCCATATGTAAAAAGATTATTGAAAGACATGGAGGCGGAATATGGGTGGAATCTGAGCTTGGTAAAGGTTCCACTTTTTATTTTACATTGGCAAATTTGGATAATTAA
- a CDS encoding response regulator: MDTNPIEILLVEDNEGDVGLVEEVFEDARIRNIIHVAEDGEEAMEFLNKEKKFDNAPTPDLILLDLNLPGKDGREVLEEIKKDNKLKSIPVVVLTTSKAEEDIIKSYDLHANSYITKPVDFDQFIKVVKSIEDFWLEVVKLPNSKEY, from the coding sequence ATGGACACAAACCCGATAGAAATTCTTTTAGTGGAAGACAATGAAGGAGATGTTGGATTAGTTGAAGAAGTATTTGAAGATGCTAGAATTAGGAATATTATCCATGTAGCCGAAGATGGTGAAGAGGCAATGGAGTTTTTAAATAAAGAAAAAAAATTTGATAATGCCCCTACACCCGATTTAATCCTATTGGATCTAAATTTGCCTGGAAAAGATGGTCGAGAAGTACTTGAAGAAATAAAAAAAGACAACAAACTTAAATCGATTCCGGTTGTTGTTTTAACCACTTCAAAGGCAGAGGAAGATATTATCAAATCCTATGATCTTCATGCTAATTCATACATAACTAAACCAGTTGACTTTGACCAGTTTATAAAAGTTGTTAAATCTATTGAAGACTTTTGGTTGGAAGTTGTTAAACTACCAAATTCTAAAGAGTATTAA
- a CDS encoding sensor histidine kinase translates to MLNYQILKSIKGKFMYNSSNKPIELLLFEDNLGDAGLIEEMLEESDGVYHLEVVETLEEGLVLLKDSFFDIILLDLGLPDSDGIDTLIDVHKISTKTPIIVLTGLNKEEIGIFAVKIGAQDYLIKKEIDSKLLKRSIRYSIERKKIESELQNYKSNLEDKVKERTKELEQSNKELQQFAYVASHDLREPLRMISSFLQLLERRYNEQLDEDANEFIEFAVDGAKRLDSMIKDLLEYSRVANKKRKFNDVDLNEVLERTNLNLKLAIDDNNAEIIANKLPTLSGDEQLLVQLFQNLISNSIKYRSKENPIIQISVNNEMNHFIFLFKDNGIGISTKHLERIFTIFQRLHTREEYEGTGIGLAIAQKIVQQHGGQIWAESEPGEGTIIYFTIPYNN, encoded by the coding sequence TTGTTAAACTACCAAATTCTAAAGAGTATTAAAGGTAAATTCATGTATAACTCCAGTAACAAACCAATTGAACTATTGCTTTTTGAGGATAATCTTGGAGATGCGGGTTTAATAGAGGAAATGCTAGAAGAGTCTGATGGAGTATACCATCTAGAAGTAGTTGAAACTCTGGAAGAAGGGTTGGTTCTTCTAAAAGATAGTTTTTTTGATATTATTCTTTTGGACTTAGGATTACCAGATAGTGATGGAATTGATACATTAATAGATGTTCATAAAATTTCCACGAAAACTCCTATAATCGTATTAACTGGGTTAAACAAAGAAGAAATAGGTATATTTGCGGTTAAAATTGGTGCTCAAGATTATTTAATTAAAAAAGAAATTGATAGCAAGCTTTTAAAACGTTCTATAAGGTATTCTATTGAACGAAAAAAAATTGAAAGTGAACTTCAAAATTATAAGTCAAATCTTGAAGATAAAGTTAAAGAACGAACAAAAGAACTAGAACAATCTAATAAAGAGTTACAACAGTTTGCATATGTTGCCTCCCATGATCTTAGAGAACCTCTGCGTATGATTTCGAGTTTCCTTCAATTACTGGAAAGACGGTATAATGAACAGTTAGATGAAGATGCAAATGAATTCATAGAATTTGCTGTTGATGGAGCTAAGCGTTTAGATTCAATGATTAAAGACCTTTTAGAGTATTCTAGAGTGGCCAATAAAAAGAGAAAATTTAACGATGTAGATCTTAATGAAGTGTTAGAACGTACTAATTTAAATTTAAAATTAGCCATTGACGATAATAATGCAGAAATAATTGCTAATAAATTACCTACTTTATCCGGTGATGAACAATTACTTGTTCAACTGTTCCAAAACCTTATTAGTAATTCCATTAAGTATCGAAGTAAAGAAAATCCTATAATTCAAATATCTGTTAATAATGAAATGAATCATTTCATATTCTTATTTAAGGATAATGGTATTGGAATCTCTACAAAACATTTGGAAAGAATCTTTACTATTTTTCAACGACTCCATACTCGAGAAGAATATGAAGGAACAGGAATTGGACTTGCAATTGCACA